In the Theobroma cacao cultivar B97-61/B2 chromosome 1, Criollo_cocoa_genome_V2, whole genome shotgun sequence genome, one interval contains:
- the LOC108660988 gene encoding WEB family protein At2g17940 has protein sequence MEREEGGVIVVGRAEIDTRAPFRSVKEAVMLFGEKVLVGEIYASKLKEMKAQAGANGQSQSKLAALTAELEETKQSLQKAREEGNLMSYRIKTLREELELTKKELQQLKAREFDQKQRFDPDMEDFKFMENATKIGIMTQDEEPEEFQKKRYVKFASPPSLAQVIVNREEKLERQAPVKKVRRKSLIPVIGWLFYKKKGSQEDDQSLRANQVQRHY, from the exons ATGGAGAGGGAGGAAGGCGGCGTCATTGTCGTCGGACGGGCGGAGATTGACACAAGAGCGCCTTTTCGGTCTGTTAAGGAGGCAGTCATGTTGTTCGGAGAAAAAGTTCTGGTTGGAGAAATTTATGCTAGCAAGCTCAAAGAG ATGAAGGCTCAAGCAGGAGCAAATGGGCAGAGTCAATCCAAGCTTGCAGCCCTGACAGCCGAGCTAGAGGAAACAAAGCAAAGCCTGCAGAAGGCCAGAGAGGAAGGTAACTTGATGTCATACCGCATAAAGACACTAAGAGAAGAGCTCGAACTAACAAAAAAGGAGCTGCAACAGCTCAAGGCAAGAGAGTTTGATCAGAAGCAGCGGTTTGATCCTGATATGGAAGACTTCAAGTTCATGGAAAACGCAACCAAGATAGGCATCATGACACAGGATGAAGAGCCAGAGGAGTTCCAAAAGAAGAGATATGTGAAATTTGCTAGCCCTCCTTCACTAGCTCAAGTTATTGTCAACAGAGAGGAAAAGCTGGAAAGACAAGCCCCGGTTAAGAAAGTTAGAAGGAAGTCATTAATCCCAGTGATAGGATGGCTCTTTTACAAGAAGAAGGGAAGTCAAGAAGATGATCAGTCCCTAAGAGCAAATCAGGTTCAGAGGCATTATTAG